The window GACACGCTTAAACTAGCTAACGTAGCCGCGGGAATTAAGGTCTCCAGGATAGGCGGTACTAGCTCACCTACATTAGAGGAAGTGATGCAAAAGTTAAAAAAGACAAGCGTTAAGACTAAATGTAAATGATCGTAGCTCTGGCCGACATAGACTACTTCTTTGCCCAAGTTGAGGAGATCCTCAACCCTTCCCTTAGAGGAAAGCCAGTCGTGGTCTGCGTTTACTCTGGAAGGACTAAGGACAGTGGAGCTGTGGCAACTGCAAATTACGAGGCCAGGAGGCTGGGCGTTAAGGCCGGTATGCCTATAATAAAGGCGAAGGAGATAGAGCCAAACGCAGTTTACTTGCCAATGAGAAAGGAGCTTTACAAGGAGGTGAGCAAGAGGGTCATGTCGATCCTGGCCAAGTACGCGGACAAGGTTGAGGTCGCCAGCATAGACGAGGCGTACCTAGACATCAGCGGAAAGGCGAGGAACTACGACGAAGCTTACGCCTTGATGAAGAAGATGAAGGAAGAGGTCAGGGAGAGGGAGGGACTAACCATGACCGTCGGCGTTGCCCCCAACAAGGCCTTTGCCAAGGTCATTGCAGAGAGGAGTAAACCCAACGGGCTTGGAATACTAAGGGAGGAGGAAGTCCCCCAGTTTATTTCCACCCTCGACATCTCCGAAGTACCCGGCGTAGGGAAAGTGCTAGAGGAGAGGCTAAGAGGAATAGGGGTTAACAAGCTAGGTGACGTGTTGAAGGTAAACGCGGAAAGTTTGGTTAAGGCGGTGGGCAAGAAGAAGGCTAACTACTTGTTGTCCTTGGCCAACAACACCTATAACGAGCCGGTAAAGGAGAGGAAAGTAAAGCACCAAGGGAGGTACGTGACCCTCAAGTCCAACACGAGGCAGTTGGAGGAAATCCTCCCCTACCTAAGGAGGGCCATAGATGAGGCCTATGCCAAGGTCGATGGGATACCCAAGAGCATTGCGGTGGTAGCTATAATGGAGGACCTCGACATAGTCAGCAGGGAGAAGAGCTTCACCTATGGCCTGGACAAGGTGAAGGCGTTGGAAGAGGCGAGGAAGTTACTCGAGAAGATACTCCAGGAGGACAAGAGAAAGCTAAGGAGGGTAGGCGTAAAGTTAGGGAAGATATACAAGTCGACCACTCTAGACAAGTTCTTCAATCTTTAAGTCGCTTAAGGTTAACTTTGCCTTTATCTCACCGTACTTGTTGACGTAGTTTAAGTATCCCACGACTCCCCTGTCCATAGTTTCAGGCTTGTTCTTCACCTTTATGTTGACGAAAAAGGGTATCCTAGGGGTTACAAGGATCTTGGGAAGCCTAACTTGCTTCCTTATTTCGTCGAAGGCCTCCTTAACGCGATACGCCTCTACTACCCCCTTGTCCCCCTCCACAACCTTTATGGAATTAACCTCCTCGTACTTGTCAAGAATTAACACGAACCTAGCGAGGTTCCCGCCAACAACGTCCTCGTAAAAGTTCAACGCTAGGAGGTAGTTCTTCTGTCTCGCTATCGGTATAGCGAAGAACTCCTCGTGGCCTATGACGTTGAGTATAGGCTTAATTTTGATCTCCATACTACAACATAGTATGATCGAGATAGATGGGTCTTTCGGCGAAGGTGGAGGAGAGATTCTACGAACTTCCCTTACGCTCTCAGCCCTCACTGGCAAGCCCTTTAAGCTGTACAACATAAGGGCTAAAAGGGAAAAACCCGGGTTACAAAGACAACATCTCGCGGCCGTGAGGGTAGTGAAACAGTTGTGTAACGCCGTGACTAAGGGCGATTACCTGGGCTCAGCTGAGCTGGTGTTCACCCCGGGGAGGCCGCTGGAGGAGGGGGAGATAACCTACGACGTAGGGTCTGCGGGGAGCGTGACTTTGATCTCTGTCGCTGTTATCCCCATATTGCTCAACAGAAACGTGAAGTTAACGTTGATAGGCGGTACCGACGTTCCCAAGTCTCCTCCCATTGACTACATTAGACTAGTTTACATGAGGATCTTGGAAATGATAGGCATAAAGGGCAATGTAATCTTGGTGAAAAGGGGACACTACCCCAGGGGAGGGGGCATAATTAGGCTAGAGGACTTCAGGGGAGACCCGCATAAGTTTGAGATCACCAAGTTTGGCGAGTTGCAGAAGGTCATCGGCATTGCCCACGTGTCCTCCCTTCCCCAGCACATAGCGGAGAGGGAAAGGAGTTCCGCAGTTCAAGTTCTCAGGAGAATTACAGATAACATAAAAATAGAAGTGGACGTCAGGGTCAACGAAAGCGAGGGCACTGGAATAACGTTGGCCGCAATAGGAGAGAGCATGATGGGGGCTGACTCACTGGGAGAGAAGGGAAAGAGGGCGGAGAAAGTAGGGGAAGAAGCTGCGATCTCCCTTATCTCGGAACTTAAGAGCGGAGGGGCAGTTGACAGTCACATGTCCGATATGTTAATGGTTTACGCTGGTCTTTTTGGTGGAATATTTGTCGGGGCCAAGCTCACTTCCCACGCCAGCACCAATTACGAGATAGTTAAGAAGTTCGTTAATAGGCAAATAGAGGTTAAGGATGACTCTCCTTTCACATTTGAGGCAAAATGACCGCCCTACCTACTATTCTCCCTGAAATGAGGTCGTCTATCGCTTGGTTTATTTCGCTTAACAAGTAGGGGACGGCAAAGGTCTTGAGTTTCCCCTTCTCGTACATTTCCTTTACTGCAAACAAGTGCGCTTTTTTGCCGTACAAGATTCCCCTAATCCTAAGCCCCCTTAGGACTAACAGCTGTTCCGGTACCTTTAACGTTCCTCCGAACTCCCCCACTATCCTAAG of the Candidatus Aramenus sp. CH1 genome contains:
- a CDS encoding DNA polymerase IV (Dpo4; involved in translesion DNA polymerization; belongs to Y family of polymerases; does not contain proofreading function) is translated as MIVALADIDYFFAQVEEILNPSLRGKPVVVCVYSGRTKDSGAVATANYEARRLGVKAGMPIIKAKEIEPNAVYLPMRKELYKEVSKRVMSILAKYADKVEVASIDEAYLDISGKARNYDEAYALMKKMKEEVREREGLTMTVGVAPNKAFAKVIAERSKPNGLGILREEEVPQFISTLDISEVPGVGKVLEERLRGIGVNKLGDVLKVNAESLVKAVGKKKANYLLSLANNTYNEPVKERKVKHQGRYVTLKSNTRQLEEILPYLRRAIDEAYAKVDGIPKSIAVVAIMEDLDIVSREKSFTYGLDKVKALEEARKLLEKILQEDKRKLRRVGVKLGKIYKSTTLDKFFNL
- a CDS encoding RNA 3'-terminal phosphate cyclase; translation: MIEIDGSFGEGGGEILRTSLTLSALTGKPFKLYNIRAKREKPGLQRQHLAAVRVVKQLCNAVTKGDYLGSAELVFTPGRPLEEGEITYDVGSAGSVTLISVAVIPILLNRNVKLTLIGGTDVPKSPPIDYIRLVYMRILEMIGIKGNVILVKRGHYPRGGGIIRLEDFRGDPHKFEITKFGELQKVIGIAHVSSLPQHIAERERSSAVQVLRRITDNIKIEVDVRVNESEGTGITLAAIGESMMGADSLGEKGKRAEKVGEEAAISLISELKSGGAVDSHMSDMLMVYAGLFGGIFVGAKLTSHASTNYEIVKKFVNRQIEVKDDSPFTFEAK